One genomic segment of Gottschalkia acidurici 9a includes these proteins:
- a CDS encoding Eco57I restriction-modification methylase domain-containing protein → MIIIQFNDRDISNIIKLSENNIEEDYEYIFKGIDKKHDYRHYLNEDNKLDIIRILVQIDSKAIKDFSIGEIYENFTTSKEKKLLGQVYTPKNIVEYMVSITINDKDIINNPYFKIIDPACGGGYFLIEAYKKIKQIMYENYDKIIIRNRETERKLNEDGIHKFIIENNIWGVDIDEFAIYMTKFSLIIKDDITNINTNIFKLDPLIDENDIYSQTFDLVLCNPPYIGHKRIDKDYRKVLEKLYSEVYSDKGDISYCFFKKGYQLLKNDGKLFYITSRYFQESQSGEGLRKFINENLNVNKIIDFYGENPFKGIGISPVMIECTKNKSENNIINVSKGSEMFDISQKELLNSGWVLLSEKEKKLLDKIDKSKSIKLGEICTFNQGIITGHDKAFIVSKEEIEDEQLEKNLIKPWIKNSDVERFKLKDIKKYIIYTDKIDIEENYPNSISHVEQYKDKLTKRRECIKGTRKWYELQWGRNEDLFKKDKIVFPYKANRNKFTIVREEVCSSADIYFVTIKNEFKHRFNLEYLAAFLNSSIFEYYLKCVAKKLNDKLYEYYPNKMMELNIIVQHDTKYVENLVKDIEYCYRINNYVQVEENIESIDKWFYDIYKLSREEIDIIENVTNTEGRL, encoded by the coding sequence TTGATTATAATTCAATTTAACGATAGAGATATTTCAAATATAATAAAATTAAGTGAAAATAATATTGAGGAAGATTATGAGTACATATTTAAAGGCATAGACAAAAAACATGATTATAGACATTACTTAAATGAAGATAACAAGTTAGATATTATTAGGATATTAGTTCAAATAGATAGTAAAGCTATCAAAGATTTTTCAATAGGTGAGATATATGAAAATTTTACTACTAGCAAAGAAAAAAAGCTATTAGGACAGGTATATACTCCTAAAAATATAGTTGAATACATGGTTTCTATAACTATAAATGATAAAGATATTATCAACAATCCATATTTTAAAATAATAGATCCTGCATGCGGTGGGGGATATTTTCTTATAGAAGCATATAAAAAAATAAAACAGATAATGTACGAAAATTATGATAAAATTATAATAAGAAATAGAGAAACAGAGAGGAAACTCAATGAGGATGGTATTCATAAATTTATAATAGAGAATAATATTTGGGGAGTAGATATAGATGAATTCGCTATATATATGACTAAATTTTCGCTGATTATAAAAGATGATATTACAAATATAAATACAAATATATTTAAATTAGATCCATTAATAGATGAAAATGATATATACAGTCAGACTTTTGATTTGGTATTGTGTAATCCTCCATATATAGGACATAAAAGAATAGATAAAGATTATAGAAAAGTCTTAGAAAAATTATATTCAGAAGTCTATTCAGATAAGGGTGATATATCTTACTGCTTCTTTAAAAAAGGCTATCAACTTTTAAAGAATGATGGAAAGCTGTTTTATATAACGTCCAGATACTTTCAAGAGTCACAATCTGGAGAAGGGCTAAGAAAATTTATAAATGAGAACTTGAATGTTAATAAAATTATAGACTTTTATGGTGAGAATCCGTTTAAAGGAATAGGTATAAGTCCTGTTATGATAGAATGTACTAAAAATAAAAGTGAAAATAATATTATTAATGTATCTAAAGGATCTGAAATGTTTGATATAAGTCAAAAAGAATTGCTTAATAGTGGATGGGTATTACTTAGTGAGAAAGAAAAAAAGCTTTTAGACAAGATAGATAAGTCTAAAAGTATTAAATTAGGTGAGATATGCACATTCAACCAAGGAATAATAACAGGACATGATAAGGCATTTATAGTAAGTAAAGAAGAGATAGAAGATGAGCAGCTAGAAAAAAATCTTATTAAGCCTTGGATAAAAAATAGTGACGTAGAAAGGTTTAAATTAAAAGACATAAAAAAGTATATAATATATACAGATAAAATAGATATAGAAGAAAACTATCCTAATTCTATTAGTCATGTAGAACAATATAAGGATAAGTTAACTAAAAGAAGAGAATGTATAAAGGGAACTAGAAAATGGTACGAGCTTCAATGGGGAAGAAATGAAGATTTATTTAAAAAAGATAAGATAGTTTTTCCCTATAAAGCTAATAGAAATAAGTTTACAATAGTAAGAGAAGAAGTGTGTTCTAGTGCAGATATATATTTTGTAACTATAAAGAATGAATTTAAACATAGATTTAATCTAGAGTATTTAGCAGCTTTTTTAAATTCATCAATATTTGAATATTATTTAAAATGTGTAGCAAAAAAGTTAAATGATAAACTTTATGAATATTATCCAAATAAAATGATGGAGTTAAATATCATAGTACAACATGATACTAAATATGTAGAGAATTTAGTAAAAGATATCGAGTATTGCTATAGGATAAATAATTACGTACAAGTAGAGGAAAATATAGAATCTATAGATAAATGGTTTTATGATATATACAAGCTAAGCAGAGAAGAAATAGACATTATAGAAAATGTAACAAACACTGAAGGGAGATTGTAA
- a CDS encoding LemA family protein encodes MKKISIPLIIILAIVLLCGGVLASSYNNLVQLDETTSAQWAQVENQLKRRADLIPNLVNTVKGFAQQEKDVLIGVTEARSGLEKAKTPGEMAQANDQLNTALSRLNVVVERYPELKSDQNFIRLQDELAGTENRITVARQDYNSSVKEFNTKIKSFPTRIIAGMFGFEEAEYFEVQEKDKETPKVEF; translated from the coding sequence ATGAAAAAAATTTCAATACCATTGATAATTATATTGGCAATTGTTCTGTTATGTGGTGGAGTATTAGCATCAAGCTATAATAACTTAGTACAATTAGATGAAACTACTAGCGCTCAATGGGCACAAGTAGAAAACCAACTAAAAAGAAGAGCGGATTTAATTCCGAATTTAGTAAACACAGTTAAAGGATTTGCACAACAAGAGAAAGATGTATTAATAGGAGTTACTGAAGCAAGAAGCGGATTAGAAAAAGCTAAAACACCAGGTGAAATGGCTCAAGCTAATGATCAACTTAATACAGCATTATCTAGATTAAATGTAGTAGTTGAAAGATATCCAGAGCTAAAATCTGACCAAAACTTTATTAGACTTCAAGATGAGTTAGCTGGAACAGAGAATAGAATTACGGTTGCAAGACAAGATTATAATAGTTCTGTAAAAGAATTTAATACGAAAATTAAAAGCTTTCCAACGCGTATAATTGCAGGTATGTTTGGATTTGAAGAAGCAGAATACTTTGAAGTACAGGAAAAAGATAAAGAGACACCAAAAGTAGAATTTTAA
- a CDS encoding acyl-CoA dehydratase activase-related protein, protein MKITFPHMGNAYIAAKALFEDLGNEVVLPPICSKRTLEIGTKYSPETICLPLKINIGNYIESIEKGADTVVITGSCGPCRFGFYPTMEQEILKELGYDAKVITFEPFRESPKDLIKSIATATNTKNIFKIIRSGYRVKSVLYESDDLIDFSNKIRARALNKIEVDIVIDRFYKEIENVHGVDEILKLIRKSKEDLKDIKIDKNFNPLKIGIIGEIYTVIEPFVNLEIEKKLGYLGIEVEKAWTPSRWAEFHLYSLPFGSKTQKQIFKEASPYLDTLVGGHGRETIGTAIMYAKEGYDGLVQLLPLACMPEIVAESILPTVQKDLDIPILTLVIDEMTGEAGYLTRLEAFTDLLKKRRDEKENEKLLLGS, encoded by the coding sequence ATGAAAATAACATTTCCACACATGGGTAATGCATATATAGCAGCTAAAGCATTATTTGAAGATCTGGGAAACGAGGTAGTATTACCACCTATATGCAGTAAGAGAACTTTAGAAATAGGAACTAAATATTCTCCAGAAACCATATGCTTACCATTAAAAATCAATATAGGAAACTATATTGAAAGTATAGAGAAAGGTGCAGACACGGTAGTTATTACAGGAAGTTGTGGACCTTGTAGATTTGGATTTTACCCCACTATGGAACAAGAAATATTAAAAGAACTGGGATATGATGCAAAGGTGATAACTTTTGAGCCGTTTAGAGAATCACCTAAAGATTTGATAAAAAGTATAGCTACAGCAACCAATACTAAGAATATATTTAAGATTATTAGAAGTGGTTATAGAGTTAAATCGGTGCTATATGAGTCAGATGATTTAATAGATTTTTCTAACAAAATAAGAGCAAGGGCTCTAAATAAAATTGAAGTAGATATAGTTATAGACAGATTTTATAAAGAGATAGAGAATGTACACGGGGTAGATGAAATATTAAAACTAATAAGAAAAAGTAAAGAAGATTTAAAAGATATAAAAATTGATAAAAACTTTAATCCATTAAAAATAGGGATAATAGGAGAAATATACACTGTTATAGAACCTTTTGTAAATTTAGAGATTGAAAAGAAACTCGGATATCTAGGCATTGAGGTGGAAAAAGCATGGACTCCTAGTAGGTGGGCAGAATTTCACTTATATTCACTTCCATTTGGGTCTAAAACACAAAAGCAAATATTTAAAGAAGCATCTCCTTATCTAGACACTTTAGTAGGAGGACATGGTAGAGAAACTATTGGAACTGCAATAATGTATGCTAAAGAGGGATATGATGGATTAGTTCAATTATTACCACTTGCATGTATGCCAGAAATAGTAGCGGAAAGTATATTACCTACTGTTCAAAAAGACTTAGATATACCTATTTTAACGCTAGTCATAGATGAAATGACAGGTGAAGCAGGGTACTTAACTAGGTTAGAAGCATTTACAGATTTACTTAAAAAAAGAAGGGATGAGAAAGAAAATGAAAAGTTATTACTTGGGAGTTGA
- a CDS encoding metal ABC transporter substrate-binding protein yields the protein MKKRVFLLLTSLILLLAGCTSEKSSNDIENENIKNDKIKVTASTYPMYYVANEIGKDKIDLNLLVPAGVDPHEYEVSLKEIKDLEQIDLFIYNGSGMESWGEKISNNLKNKDKDIINGSDYVELLNIEESEEHEEHEHDHGEKDPHIWLNPLNLDKIGKKVKEELIKLDKENQEVYEKNYLELSEKLKSLDNKYTETLKNKKDNTILVSHEAFGYLANRYGLEQIAVTGITPNSEPSPKTLAKLINVSKEKNIKYIFFEVLTSPKSVEMLAKEAKLEVLVLNPIGGVTKEQFDKGIDYVDLMEENLANLKKALVD from the coding sequence ATGAAAAAAAGAGTATTCTTACTACTAACATCACTAATTTTATTGTTAGCTGGATGTACTAGTGAAAAGTCTTCTAATGATATAGAGAATGAAAATATTAAAAATGATAAAATTAAGGTAACGGCAAGCACATATCCAATGTATTATGTAGCTAATGAAATAGGAAAAGATAAAATAGACTTAAATCTATTAGTTCCTGCAGGGGTAGACCCTCATGAATATGAAGTTTCTCTTAAAGAAATAAAAGACTTAGAACAAATAGACTTATTTATATATAATGGATCAGGAATGGAAAGCTGGGGAGAAAAAATATCAAATAATCTAAAAAATAAAGATAAAGATATAATAAATGGAAGTGACTATGTAGAGCTTTTAAATATAGAGGAAAGTGAAGAGCATGAAGAACATGAACATGATCATGGAGAAAAAGATCCTCATATATGGCTAAATCCATTGAATCTAGATAAAATAGGGAAAAAAGTAAAGGAAGAATTAATAAAACTAGATAAAGAAAATCAAGAAGTTTACGAAAAAAACTACTTAGAATTATCAGAAAAATTGAAAAGCTTAGATAATAAATATACGGAGACATTAAAGAACAAAAAGGATAATACTATACTAGTTTCACACGAAGCCTTTGGATACTTAGCTAATAGATATGGATTAGAACAAATAGCTGTTACAGGAATAACACCTAACTCAGAACCAAGCCCTAAAACTTTAGCAAAGTTAATAAATGTATCTAAAGAAAAAAATATAAAATATATATTCTTTGAAGTTCTTACAAGCCCTAAATCAGTTGAAATGTTAGCAAAAGAAGCTAAGTTAGAAGTGCTTGTACTAAATCCAATAGGTGGAGTTACTAAGGAACAATTTGATAAAGGTATAGACTATGTAGATTTGATGGAGGAAAACTTAGCAAATCTAAAGAAAGCATTGGTGGATTAG
- a CDS encoding metal ABC transporter ATP-binding protein codes for MSEVVVKVKNLKFGYGKNDILKDISLEINEGEYVGIIGGNGSGKSTLLKLLIGVMQPNSGTISISKKNIGYLSQQVRNFNTEFPATVEEVIAANLYSKMGFLKILNKNHKKKIDEVLKIVNMQGYKDKLIGKLSGGQQQRVFIAKLLVNEPDIIFMDEPIVGLDDESIKSFYSLMNKLNKELRLTIVMITHDVRGVEKSLDKIFCIEDGKIQNKKLKIRAQVQVQI; via the coding sequence ATGTCTGAGGTTGTAGTAAAAGTTAAGAATCTAAAATTTGGTTATGGTAAAAACGATATACTAAAAGATATAAGTTTAGAGATAAACGAAGGTGAATATGTAGGAATAATAGGCGGTAATGGATCGGGAAAAAGCACTCTTTTAAAATTACTAATAGGTGTAATGCAACCTAATAGCGGAACAATAAGCATATCTAAAAAAAATATAGGATACCTATCTCAACAAGTTAGAAACTTCAATACAGAGTTTCCAGCAACAGTAGAAGAAGTTATAGCTGCTAATTTATACTCTAAAATGGGATTTTTAAAAATATTAAATAAGAATCATAAAAAGAAGATAGATGAGGTTCTGAAAATTGTAAATATGCAGGGCTATAAAGATAAGTTAATAGGAAAGCTATCTGGGGGACAACAACAAAGAGTATTTATAGCAAAACTTTTAGTAAATGAACCTGATATTATATTTATGGATGAACCTATTGTAGGGTTAGATGATGAATCTATAAAAAGTTTTTATTCACTTATGAATAAGTTGAATAAAGAGTTAAGACTAACTATAGTTATGATTACACATGATGTAAGAGGAGTAGAGAAAAGTCTCGATAAAATATTCTGTATAGAGGATGGAAAGATACAGAACAAAAAATTAAAAATACGAGCACAAGTGCAAGTACAAATATAA
- a CDS encoding TPM domain-containing protein: MKIKNSRLLNIFLITLVLLSVVTLAYGEDLKLPKRSYDFYVYDEVGVISKDTEKHIVSVNKELYDKTGAQVVVAVVNSLQDRSKEEYATELFRKWKIGSKEKNNGILLLIAPNERELKIEVGYGLEGAITDGRAGEIRDKYITPYFKSEDYDEGILNGFNAILGYITNEYEISIEGVEPQEMPNQSRTMPNIFIIIPIFIFLIIDFTLFRGTLTIMILRVIFSGNGRGGGFGGGGFGGGSGGSRGGGGSSGGGGAGGSW; encoded by the coding sequence ATGAAAATAAAAAATTCAAGATTATTAAATATATTTTTAATAACCTTAGTACTCTTAAGTGTTGTGACTTTAGCATATGGAGAAGATTTAAAGCTACCAAAGCGAAGCTATGACTTTTATGTATATGATGAAGTAGGAGTCATAAGTAAAGATACAGAAAAGCACATAGTAAGTGTAAATAAAGAGTTATATGATAAAACCGGGGCACAGGTCGTGGTCGCTGTGGTCAACTCTCTGCAAGATAGATCTAAAGAAGAATATGCGACAGAACTTTTTAGAAAATGGAAAATAGGTAGTAAGGAAAAAAATAATGGTATTCTTCTTTTAATAGCTCCTAATGAGAGAGAGTTAAAAATAGAAGTTGGATATGGACTTGAAGGAGCTATAACTGACGGTAGAGCGGGTGAAATAAGAGATAAATATATTACTCCGTACTTTAAGTCAGAGGATTATGATGAAGGAATACTAAATGGTTTCAATGCAATACTAGGATATATTACTAATGAGTATGAAATATCTATAGAAGGTGTAGAGCCACAAGAAATGCCAAATCAAAGTAGAACCATGCCAAATATATTTATAATAATTCCAATATTTATATTTCTTATAATTGATTTTACTCTATTTAGAGGAACGCTTACAATTATGATTTTAAGAGTAATATTTAGTGGGAATGGTAGAGGTGGAGGCTTTGGAGGCGGTGGTTTCGGAGGTGGCTCTGGTGGTAGCCGCGGAGGCGGAGGATCTTCAGGTGGAGGTGGAGCCGGCGGAAGCTGGTAA
- the thiI gene encoding tRNA uracil 4-sulfurtransferase ThiI, producing MERVISVSFGEIALKGLNKSYFEDKLIKNIRSVIKDLGESKIYKEQGKVYIEIAESSMENAMNRIKKVFGIVYVSPCLRIEKNEDMEEVKKYAILALKEALEESKNRTYKVETKRADKNFPMKSPEISREIGGYLLENVEDVTVDVHKPDIVLNIDIRKKCYIYTRKIKAYGGLPIGTNGRGLLLLSGGIDSPVAGFMMAKRGLGIDAVHFHSYPFTSERSEEKVKDLAGILSRYCGNITVYSVNLLNIQKEINKNCPEKEMTLISRRFMMRIAESIAKKNGLDALITGESLGQVASQTIKGLTVTNSSVEIPVFRPLIGMDKVDITEIAQDIETFETSIQPFEDCCTVFLPKHPVTRPEVEDIEKSEEALNTEELINDAIENMEIYNIKQ from the coding sequence ATGGAAAGAGTTATAAGTGTTAGTTTTGGAGAAATTGCGTTAAAAGGATTAAACAAGTCATATTTTGAAGATAAATTAATAAAAAACATAAGAAGTGTAATAAAAGACTTAGGCGAGTCTAAAATATATAAAGAGCAAGGTAAAGTATATATAGAAATAGCTGAAAGCTCTATGGAAAATGCAATGAATAGAATAAAAAAGGTATTTGGTATAGTTTATGTAAGTCCATGTCTTAGAATAGAAAAGAATGAGGATATGGAAGAGGTTAAAAAATATGCTATATTAGCATTAAAAGAAGCCTTAGAAGAAAGTAAAAATAGAACTTATAAAGTTGAAACTAAAAGAGCGGACAAAAACTTCCCTATGAAATCACCAGAGATATCTAGAGAAATAGGTGGATACCTTTTAGAAAATGTTGAGGATGTAACTGTAGATGTTCATAAACCAGATATAGTTTTAAATATAGATATAAGAAAGAAATGCTATATATATACCAGAAAAATAAAAGCATACGGTGGATTACCAATAGGAACTAATGGCAGAGGTTTATTACTTCTATCTGGGGGTATAGATAGTCCTGTAGCTGGCTTTATGATGGCAAAAAGAGGACTAGGAATAGATGCAGTACATTTCCATAGTTATCCGTTTACAAGCGAGAGATCAGAGGAAAAGGTTAAAGACTTAGCAGGTATATTATCAAGATATTGTGGAAATATAACTGTTTATAGTGTTAATTTATTAAATATTCAAAAGGAAATTAATAAAAATTGTCCAGAAAAAGAAATGACTTTAATTTCGAGAAGATTTATGATGAGAATAGCAGAGTCTATAGCTAAGAAAAATGGACTAGATGCGCTAATAACTGGAGAGAGTCTCGGTCAGGTAGCCAGTCAAACTATAAAAGGCTTAACTGTTACAAATTCATCAGTAGAAATTCCAGTATTTAGACCATTAATAGGAATGGATAAAGTAGATATAACTGAAATAGCACAAGATATAGAAACATTTGAAACTTCTATACAACCTTTTGAAGACTGCTGTACAGTATTCTTACCAAAGCATCCGGTAACAAGACCAGAAGTAGAAGATATAGAAAAATCAGAAGAAGCTTTAAACACAGAAGAATTGATAAATGATGCAATAGAAAATATGGAGATTTACAATATAAAACAATAG
- a CDS encoding acyl-CoA dehydratase activase encodes MKSYYLGVDVGSVSTNLILINENNEVIYKKYLRTQGKPIDALQTGMKEIIDDLGEIEIKGVGATGSGRHLASMILGADIVKNEITAHAVSAIDSVEDVKTILEIGGQDSKIIIIKDGIVTDFAMNTVCAAGTGSFLDRQASRLGVDISDFGKLALISENPVRIAGRCAVFAESDMIHKQQLGHNQQDIIRGLCEALVRNYLSNVGKGKEILDKVAFQGGVAANEGIKKAFEDALGLEIVVPKNFDVMGAIGVAILAKEEVKDKGKTNFKGINIANNEYKVKGIDCGDCANICEVIEIVEEDCIIARYGDKCGKWTNGVSNRKRNLA; translated from the coding sequence ATGAAAAGTTATTACTTGGGAGTTGACGTAGGCTCAGTTAGCACAAACTTAATTCTTATAAATGAAAATAATGAAGTTATATATAAAAAGTATTTAAGAACTCAAGGAAAACCTATAGATGCTCTACAAACAGGAATGAAAGAGATAATTGATGATTTAGGAGAAATTGAAATAAAGGGCGTAGGAGCCACAGGAAGCGGTAGACATTTAGCAAGCATGATATTAGGTGCAGACATAGTAAAAAATGAAATTACAGCCCATGCAGTGTCTGCAATTGATAGTGTAGAAGATGTAAAGACTATACTGGAAATTGGAGGCCAAGATTCAAAGATAATAATTATTAAAGACGGTATAGTTACAGACTTTGCAATGAATACAGTTTGTGCTGCTGGAACTGGTTCGTTTCTAGATAGGCAAGCATCAAGACTAGGAGTAGATATAAGTGACTTTGGAAAATTAGCACTAATATCAGAAAATCCAGTAAGAATAGCAGGAAGATGTGCAGTATTTGCAGAATCAGATATGATACACAAACAACAACTAGGCCATAATCAACAAGATATAATAAGAGGTCTTTGTGAAGCTTTAGTTAGAAACTATTTAAGTAATGTAGGTAAAGGAAAAGAAATCTTAGATAAAGTAGCGTTCCAAGGAGGAGTAGCTGCTAATGAGGGAATAAAAAAAGCTTTTGAGGATGCATTAGGATTGGAAATTGTAGTGCCTAAGAATTTTGATGTAATGGGAGCGATAGGAGTTGCAATATTAGCCAAAGAAGAAGTAAAAGATAAAGGAAAAACTAATTTTAAAGGAATAAACATAGCCAATAATGAATATAAAGTAAAAGGTATAGATTGTGGTGACTGCGCAAATATATGTGAGGTCATAGAGATAGTAGAAGAAGATTGTATAATTGCTAGATATGGAGATAAGTGTGGAAAATGGACTAACGGGGTATCAAATAGAAAAAGAAATTTAGCCTAA
- a CDS encoding cysteine desulfurase family protein — protein sequence MKVYLDNSATTKPRDEVINEMILMLKDEYGNPSSLHRMGLEVEKKIEASRKIIADFLKVRKEEITFTSGGTESNNIAIQSIVNKFSRNGKHIITTKIEHPSVLNVFKHYQEKGYDVTYLDVDENGVLNLEQLEESITNKTILLSVMSVNNEIGTIQPIEKIRNIINSKNKNVKLHVDGVQAFGKIDIDINKLGIDAFTFSGHKVHGPKGIGGIFIKKGLNLESIAFGGEQEKGLRSGTENVPGIIGLGKAVEILEKNFKQEKEKILELKNYFYEKVKGNIENIKINSFLDDLGTPHIINISFIGVRGEVLIHYLEDSGIYVSTSSACSSKGKGKSHVLVAIGLSNKEIDGAVRFSFSYNNTFEELDYVVEKLKYAVEDIRKITMR from the coding sequence TTGAAAGTATATTTAGACAATAGTGCTACTACAAAACCAAGAGATGAAGTAATAAATGAGATGATACTTATGCTAAAGGATGAATATGGAAACCCATCTTCACTTCACAGAATGGGACTTGAAGTAGAGAAGAAAATAGAAGCATCAAGAAAAATAATAGCTGACTTTTTAAAAGTAAGGAAAGAGGAAATAACTTTTACCTCAGGAGGAACAGAATCTAATAATATAGCAATTCAAAGTATAGTAAATAAATTTTCTAGAAATGGAAAACATATAATTACTACTAAAATAGAGCATCCATCCGTACTAAATGTGTTTAAACATTATCAGGAAAAAGGATATGATGTGACATACTTAGATGTCGACGAAAACGGTGTATTGAACTTAGAACAATTAGAAGAAAGTATAACGAATAAAACTATACTATTATCTGTTATGTCTGTAAATAATGAAATAGGAACTATACAACCAATTGAGAAAATAAGAAATATAATAAATTCTAAGAATAAAAATGTAAAATTACACGTAGACGGTGTACAAGCTTTTGGTAAAATAGATATAGACATAAATAAACTAGGAATAGATGCTTTTACATTTAGTGGACATAAAGTACATGGACCTAAAGGAATTGGTGGAATTTTTATAAAAAAAGGATTAAACTTAGAAAGTATAGCTTTTGGAGGAGAACAAGAAAAAGGTCTTAGATCAGGGACAGAAAATGTACCAGGTATAATAGGATTAGGAAAAGCAGTAGAAATATTAGAAAAAAACTTTAAACAAGAGAAAGAAAAAATATTAGAGCTTAAAAACTATTTTTATGAGAAGGTTAAGGGTAATATAGAAAATATAAAAATAAATAGTTTTTTAGACGACTTAGGAACACCACATATTATTAATATCTCATTTATTGGAGTAAGAGGTGAAGTTTTAATTCACTACTTAGAAGATAGTGGTATCTACGTATCAACGTCCTCAGCATGCTCTTCTAAAGGAAAAGGAAAGAGCCATGTATTAGTAGCTATAGGATTAAGTAATAAAGAAATAGATGGTGCAGTAAGATTTAGTTTCTCATATAACAATACTTTTGAAGAACTAGATTATGTGGTAGAAAAATTAAAATATGCGGTAGAAGATATAAGAAAAATTACTATGAGGTGA
- a CDS encoding acyl-CoA dehydratase activase-related protein: protein MIKVGIPRGLMYYDYYPLWKEFFEELGAKVIVSSNTNKEILNKGVSSSVDEACLPVKVFHGHVEDLKNRVDYIFIPKIISVYKREYTCPKILGLPDMIKNSIEGLPEIIDVKIDLLKSKNNILISVLETGKYFTRNPLKIIRAYNNALKRYNNYKGLLQSGYTPIEAFNLYKNSYNEEKINDENNLNIMVLGHPYNIYDNYINMDTINKLRDENINVLTPEMIEVEKSNHYCKMLPKRMFWTFGRRIVGSSFSVMYEKKVDGIVYISAFGCGLDSILEDMVRRKANELNVPFTLLTIDEHSGQAGVNTRIEAFTDMIGWRVKNENNISTHG, encoded by the coding sequence TTGATTAAAGTTGGTATCCCAAGAGGACTTATGTATTATGATTACTATCCACTATGGAAAGAATTCTTTGAGGAATTAGGAGCTAAAGTTATAGTTTCTTCTAATACTAATAAAGAAATACTAAATAAAGGTGTTTCATCATCTGTAGATGAAGCATGCTTACCAGTAAAAGTATTTCATGGTCATGTTGAAGATTTAAAAAATAGAGTAGACTATATATTTATTCCTAAAATAATTAGTGTATATAAAAGAGAATACACTTGTCCTAAGATATTAGGACTGCCAGATATGATAAAAAACTCTATAGAAGGTTTACCAGAAATAATAGACGTAAAAATAGATTTACTAAAATCAAAAAACAATATATTGATAAGTGTATTAGAGACTGGTAAATATTTTACTAGAAATCCATTAAAAATAATAAGAGCATATAATAACGCTCTTAAAAGATATAACAACTATAAGGGATTACTTCAAAGTGGATACACACCAATAGAAGCATTTAACTTATATAAAAATTCTTATAATGAAGAAAAGATAAACGATGAAAACAACTTAAATATCATGGTTCTTGGACATCCATATAACATATATGACAACTATATAAATATGGATACTATAAACAAGTTAAGAGATGAAAATATAAATGTGTTAACTCCAGAAATGATAGAAGTAGAAAAATCAAATCATTATTGTAAGATGCTTCCTAAAAGAATGTTCTGGACATTTGGAAGACGAATAGTTGGTTCAAGTTTTAGTGTTATGTATGAAAAAAAGGTAGATGGAATTGTATACATTTCCGCATTTGGATGTGGGTTAGATTCTATATTAGAAGATATGGTTAGAAGAAAAGCTAATGAACTTAATGTTCCATTTACACTATTGACAATTGATGAGCACAGTGGTCAGGCTGGTGTCAACACTAGAATAGAGGCCTTTACAGATATGATAGGATGGAGGGTTAAAAATGAAAATAACATTTCCACACATGGGTAA